Proteins from a genomic interval of Candidatus Rubidus massiliensis:
- a CDS encoding Peptidase M15 gives MKNTLATVFCFLLFGCQNTSSFLQPKNNHVKGEYIYRLANEKQFDVEPQVFLAKPQYPWEKQSFTRLPLITKEYFRCKGSSINPIQVVQKKDQTFRYLDCSGERHSLPLRESQEFIYPVLINLLNFIQKKTGQKVVITSGHRCPEHNIYVDPINVNHASKHMIGAEVSFYVQGYENTPLSIIEIIQQYYLENRIYKGLKSFEEFARYEKDDLAISTQPWLNKEIFIKLFNKNEGRNFDNRHPYPYFSIQVRYDWDKKERVIYNHEDAGRYLRN, from the coding sequence TTGAAAAATACGTTAGCTACAGTTTTTTGCTTTTTGCTATTTGGTTGCCAAAACACGTCAAGTTTCTTACAACCTAAAAATAATCATGTGAAGGGAGAATATATTTATCGTTTAGCAAATGAAAAACAATTCGATGTTGAACCACAAGTTTTTTTAGCTAAACCCCAATATCCTTGGGAAAAACAATCCTTTACTCGCCTTCCTTTAATAACAAAAGAGTACTTTCGTTGCAAAGGAAGTTCAATTAATCCAATTCAAGTGGTTCAAAAAAAAGATCAAACGTTTCGATATTTAGATTGTTCAGGGGAAAGGCATAGTTTGCCTCTTCGTGAAAGCCAAGAATTTATCTACCCAGTACTGATAAACTTGTTAAATTTTATTCAGAAAAAAACAGGACAAAAGGTTGTGATTACATCTGGCCATAGATGTCCTGAACACAATATATATGTGGACCCAATCAATGTAAATCACGCTTCTAAGCATATGATAGGAGCAGAGGTTTCATTTTATGTCCAAGGGTATGAAAATACCCCTTTAAGCATAATTGAAATTATTCAGCAATATTACCTTGAAAATAGGATATACAAAGGATTAAAAAGCTTTGAAGAGTTTGCACGCTACGAAAAAGATGATCTAGCTATTTCTACGCAACCTTGGTTAAATAAAGAAATTTTTATTAAACTTTTTAACAAAAATGAAGGGCGCAATTTTGATAATCGCCATCCTTACCCCTACTTTAGCATTCAAGTGAGGTATGATTGGGATAAAAAAGAACGAGTGATTTACAATCACGAGGACGCGGGACGGTATTTAAGAAACTGA
- the cocE_1 gene encoding Cocaine esterase — protein sequence MFKLLLIFTFAILLLALNYKGTLKNYFAAWYLQVPFPKYATQVLENIPIKMSDHILLSCDIYKPRANGPFPTILARTPYGKQNKEHYYSTIGNLFAGQGFAFVIQNVRGKDPSLGEFYPHKNDAQDGADTIDWIATQTWCNGNIALFGFSYLGTTSWQALSQTKHPIQTLAPWFSGSNPYFLWYNDGVVNLKQLAFWLCKYGMNQEKEIAHELVDHALSKDTNWDDLDQKISNQVIPAYKDFYTHTTYNEFWEKLSSSPLDAPDVPVLLASGWYDRFLKATIADFHALKQASPDSKKYQSCLILGPWTHNPTQKIKGLNDSKKGDFFKQFSILIEWYKKWMRLESNLNVSPVSYYIMGLNIWKQADHWPPNDVQKKALFLTKQGTLSTFSSSGKVPLIFNPNQFIPTFGGRMLYGNGIEGPQDQSYLRLRKDVLFFKTEPFKEAITIVGPPKLSLIFGKIPATFDLSCKIVASSPSGEKKLISDSYQRFEDIDSSLPTPIIFNDTAYHLPKDYALELIITHSDFPSYEPNKELLWEEKAEIEIITGTEKGSKLELLLLP from the coding sequence ATGTTTAAATTATTACTTATTTTTACTTTTGCTATTCTTTTACTGGCTTTAAATTATAAAGGAACTTTAAAAAATTATTTTGCTGCTTGGTATTTGCAAGTTCCCTTTCCAAAATACGCAACTCAAGTCTTAGAAAACATTCCTATCAAAATGTCTGATCACATTTTATTAAGCTGTGATATTTATAAACCTAGAGCAAATGGACCTTTTCCAACTATTTTAGCTCGAACACCTTACGGCAAACAAAATAAAGAACATTACTATTCAACTATTGGAAATTTATTTGCGGGCCAAGGATTTGCTTTTGTTATTCAAAATGTTCGAGGCAAAGACCCCTCTTTAGGGGAATTTTATCCTCATAAAAATGATGCTCAAGATGGAGCTGATACAATTGATTGGATAGCAACTCAAACTTGGTGTAATGGCAACATAGCTTTATTTGGCTTTTCTTATCTTGGCACCACCTCTTGGCAAGCATTAAGTCAAACAAAACACCCTATCCAAACATTGGCCCCTTGGTTTTCAGGAAGCAATCCTTATTTTCTTTGGTATAACGACGGCGTAGTTAATTTAAAACAACTCGCTTTTTGGTTGTGCAAATATGGGATGAACCAAGAAAAGGAAATTGCCCATGAGTTAGTTGATCATGCCTTATCTAAGGATACTAATTGGGATGATTTGGACCAAAAGATAAGCAATCAAGTGATTCCAGCTTATAAAGATTTTTATACTCATACAACTTATAATGAATTTTGGGAAAAACTTAGTTCATCACCATTAGATGCACCTGATGTGCCGGTCTTATTAGCAAGTGGTTGGTATGATCGTTTTTTAAAAGCTACCATTGCAGACTTTCACGCTTTAAAACAAGCCTCTCCTGATTCTAAAAAATACCAAAGCTGCTTAATATTGGGTCCATGGACCCATAATCCTACCCAAAAGATAAAGGGATTAAATGACTCTAAAAAAGGGGATTTTTTTAAGCAATTTTCAATCTTGATCGAATGGTACAAAAAATGGATGAGACTTGAATCAAACCTAAATGTAAGTCCGGTCAGTTACTACATCATGGGGCTAAACATTTGGAAGCAAGCAGATCATTGGCCTCCAAACGATGTCCAGAAGAAAGCTTTATTTCTAACGAAACAAGGGACTCTTTCTACATTCTCCTCTTCTGGAAAAGTCCCTTTAATTTTTAACCCAAACCAATTTATCCCAACCTTTGGTGGTAGAATGCTATATGGCAATGGGATAGAAGGACCGCAAGATCAATCATATTTAAGATTAAGAAAGGATGTACTTTTCTTCAAAACGGAACCTTTTAAGGAAGCGATAACGATTGTTGGCCCTCCCAAACTATCTTTGATTTTTGGTAAAATTCCAGCAACATTTGACCTTTCCTGTAAAATCGTTGCATCTTCCCCCTCTGGCGAAAAAAAACTGATCTCAGATAGCTACCAAAGGTTTGAGGATATAGATTCATCCCTTCCGACACCAATTATTTTCAACGACACAGCCTATCATCTACCCAAAGATTATGCTTTAGAGTTAATCATTACTCATAGTGATTTCCCAAGTTATGAACCGAATAAGGAATTGCTATGGGAAGAAAAAGCAGAAATTGAAATTATAACCGGAACTGAAAAAGGTTCGAAGCTTGAACTATTGCTTTTACCATAA
- a CDS encoding hypothetical protein (Resolvase, N terminal domain), producing MKYSNQEKKKKVIIYTRVSIDDQAETGFSLANQEDLLRRECTRRGFEIVEHYRDDGYSATTFERPAFQRLHAYLKQHKKQVELILVTKWC from the coding sequence ATGAAATACTCAAATCAAGAGAAAAAGAAGAAAGTCATTATCTACACCAGGGTTTCGATTGACGATCAAGCTGAAACAGGCTTTAGCCTAGCTAATCAAGAAGATCTATTGCGTCGAGAATGCACTAGACGAGGTTTTGAAATTGTCGAGCATTATCGTGATGATGGCTATAGTGCTACAACCTTTGAAAGACCTGCTTTTCAAAGGTTACATGCCTATTTAAAACAGCATAAAAAACAAGTAGAGCTTATTCTAGTTACAAAATGGTGCTGA